From Brevibacterium ihuae, the proteins below share one genomic window:
- the aroC gene encoding chorismate synthase — MLRWLTAGESHGEALVGILEGLPAHVPVTRADVAAALARRRLGYGRGARMKFEADEVRLLGGVRHGATLGGPVAIEVGNTEWPKWETVMSADPVAPELLAEQARNAPLTRPRPGHADLVGMQKYAWDEARPILERASARETAMRVALGAVAVNFLRELGIELVSHTVSIGPVSGTGDEALPTPRDVEALDTDPLRCFDADLSARMIAEVDDAKKSGDTLGGVVEVIVENVPPGLGSHVHWDRRLDSRLAAALMGIQAIKGVEVGDGFATAARRGSAAHDEIVSHDGAVTRATNRAGGTEGGMSTGEQLRVRAAMKPIATVPRALATIDVSTGEAAKAHHQRSDVCAVPAAGVVAEAMVALVVAEAVVEKFGGDSVAETRRNLESYLEAIPAALRSGR; from the coding sequence ATGTTGAGATGGCTTACAGCAGGCGAGTCCCATGGCGAGGCGCTCGTCGGCATCCTCGAGGGGCTCCCCGCCCACGTCCCCGTCACGCGCGCTGACGTCGCCGCTGCGCTCGCCCGCCGCCGGCTCGGTTACGGTCGCGGAGCCCGTATGAAGTTCGAGGCCGACGAGGTGCGGCTGCTCGGCGGCGTGCGCCACGGCGCCACCCTCGGCGGCCCCGTCGCGATCGAGGTCGGCAACACCGAATGGCCCAAGTGGGAGACGGTGATGAGCGCCGACCCCGTCGCCCCCGAGCTGCTCGCCGAGCAGGCCCGCAACGCCCCGCTCACCCGGCCCCGGCCGGGACACGCCGATCTCGTCGGGATGCAGAAGTACGCCTGGGACGAGGCGCGTCCGATCCTCGAGCGGGCCTCGGCCCGCGAGACCGCGATGCGGGTGGCGCTCGGCGCGGTCGCCGTGAACTTCCTCCGCGAGCTCGGCATCGAGCTCGTCTCGCACACCGTCTCGATCGGCCCGGTGTCCGGCACCGGCGACGAGGCGCTGCCGACCCCGCGCGACGTCGAGGCCCTCGACACGGACCCGCTGCGCTGCTTCGACGCCGATCTCTCCGCCCGGATGATCGCCGAGGTCGACGACGCGAAGAAGTCCGGCGACACCCTCGGCGGCGTCGTCGAGGTCATCGTCGAGAACGTGCCGCCCGGCCTCGGCTCCCACGTCCACTGGGACCGGCGCCTCGACAGCCGCCTGGCGGCCGCGCTCATGGGCATCCAGGCGATCAAGGGCGTCGAGGTGGGCGACGGCTTCGCCACCGCCGCCCGGCGCGGGTCAGCCGCCCACGACGAGATCGTCTCCCACGACGGTGCGGTGACGCGCGCGACCAACCGCGCCGGCGGCACCGAGGGCGGGATGTCCACCGGCGAGCAGCTGCGGGTGCGGGCCGCGATGAAGCCCATCGCCACCGTGCCGCGCGCGCTCGCGACGATCGACGTGAGCACCGGCGAGGCGGCCAAGGCCCACCACCAGCGCTCGGACGTGTGCGCGGTGCCGGCGGCCGGCGTGGTCGCCGAGGCGATGGTCGCGCTCGTCGTCGCGGAGGCGGTCGTCGAGAAGTTCGGCGGCGACTCGGTCGCCGAGACCCGGCGCAATCTGGAGTCCTACCTCGAGGCGATCCCGGCGGCGCTGCGCTCCGGACGATGA
- a CDS encoding shikimate kinase, which translates to MTAEQPLPRPAPPLRPRPAAQSRIALIGPPAAGKSTIGRLLADRLGLPMTDTDAEIVARYGPIPAIFAERGEARFREIEREVVRRSLRRLLDRPGVVSLGGGAILNSGTRAQLLHPAIRVVSIEIDARTAAARIHGSQRPLLAGDEDPLERWQTLLAERQPLYRAVATVTVPATNGPPSTIVNRIVDLLTGLERAEAYARFADAERDGGPPSTTTDESRRA; encoded by the coding sequence ATGACCGCCGAGCAGCCGCTGCCCCGCCCCGCGCCCCCGCTGCGGCCGAGGCCCGCGGCCCAGTCGCGGATCGCACTCATCGGTCCGCCCGCAGCGGGCAAGTCGACGATCGGTCGGCTGCTCGCCGACCGGCTCGGGCTGCCGATGACCGACACCGACGCGGAGATCGTCGCGCGCTACGGTCCGATCCCCGCGATCTTCGCCGAGCGCGGCGAGGCGCGGTTCCGCGAGATCGAGCGCGAGGTCGTCCGGCGCAGTCTGCGCCGCCTCCTCGACCGGCCCGGCGTGGTCTCGCTCGGCGGGGGAGCGATCCTCAACTCCGGGACCCGCGCCCAGCTCCTCCACCCCGCGATCCGCGTGGTGAGCATCGAGATCGATGCCCGCACGGCGGCCGCTCGGATCCATGGCTCCCAGCGGCCGCTGCTCGCCGGGGACGAGGACCCGCTCGAGCGCTGGCAGACGCTGCTCGCCGAGCGGCAGCCGCTCTACCGCGCGGTGGCGACCGTCACCGTGCCCGCCACCAATGGACCGCCCTCGACGATCGTCAACCGGATCGTCGACCTCCTCACCGGGCTCGAGCGGGCCGAGGCCTATGCCCGGTTCGCCGACGCCGAGCGCGACGGCGGACCCCCATCCACGACGACCGACGAAAGCAGGAGAGCATGA
- the aroB gene encoding 3-dehydroquinate synthase encodes MTPTTRIDVSAGGDYPVLVGSGLLGELPGLIGPRARKVLVVHPRALRSTGEAVREDLAAAGYEALSAEIPDAEEAKHVQVAAFCWQILGQSDFTRSDAIVGVGGGAVTDLAGFVAATWLRGIRFVTIPTTVLGMVDAAIGGKTGINTAEGKNLVGAFHAPAGVLVDTDTLATLPDNELFTGLAEAVKCGFIADERIIELVEETPKEAIADHTSAVLREIIERSIRVKAAVVSEDFGEAGRREILNYGHTLGHAIELTERYRWRHGAAVSVGMMFAAELSALTKNLPQEVVDRQRAVLTRLGLPVGYRGDKWPQLLDAMRRDKKARGSLMRFIVLEGIGRPTVLEGPDTSLLHTAYQEIGEQSPTTTLL; translated from the coding sequence ATGACACCGACCACCCGCATCGACGTGAGCGCCGGAGGGGACTACCCGGTCCTCGTCGGGTCCGGACTGCTCGGCGAGCTCCCGGGCCTCATCGGCCCGCGCGCCCGCAAGGTGCTCGTGGTCCACCCGCGCGCGCTGCGCTCGACCGGCGAGGCGGTCCGCGAGGACCTCGCCGCGGCGGGGTACGAGGCGCTCTCGGCGGAGATCCCCGACGCCGAGGAGGCCAAGCACGTCCAGGTCGCGGCGTTCTGCTGGCAGATCCTCGGACAGAGCGACTTCACCCGCTCCGATGCGATCGTCGGCGTGGGCGGGGGAGCGGTGACCGACCTCGCCGGCTTCGTCGCCGCCACCTGGCTGCGCGGCATCCGGTTCGTCACCATCCCCACCACCGTGCTCGGCATGGTCGACGCCGCGATCGGCGGCAAGACCGGCATCAACACCGCCGAGGGGAAGAACCTCGTCGGTGCCTTCCACGCCCCGGCCGGCGTCCTCGTCGACACCGACACCCTCGCCACCCTGCCGGACAACGAGCTATTCACCGGACTCGCGGAAGCGGTGAAGTGCGGCTTCATCGCCGACGAACGGATCATCGAGCTCGTCGAGGAGACGCCCAAGGAGGCGATCGCCGACCACACCTCCGCGGTGCTGCGCGAGATCATCGAGCGCTCGATCCGCGTCAAGGCCGCGGTCGTGAGCGAGGATTTCGGCGAGGCGGGGCGCCGGGAGATCCTCAACTACGGGCATACGCTCGGCCACGCGATCGAGCTCACCGAGCGCTACCGGTGGCGGCACGGCGCCGCGGTGAGCGTCGGGATGATGTTCGCCGCCGAGCTCTCCGCGCTGACGAAGAACCTCCCGCAGGAGGTCGTCGACCGGCAGCGCGCGGTGCTCACCCGCCTCGGCCTGCCCGTGGGGTACCGCGGCGACAAGTGGCCGCAGCTGCTCGACGCGATGCGCCGGGACAAGAAGGCGCGGGGCTCGCTCATGCGCTTCATCGTCCTCGAGGGCATCGGCCGCCCGACCGTCCTCGAGGGGCCCGACACGAGCCTCCTCCATACGGCGTACCAGGAGATCGGCGAGCAGTCGCCGACGACGACGCTGCTCTGA
- the efp gene encoding elongation factor P — protein sequence MATTNDLKNGMVLSIDSQLWQVLEFQHVKPGKGPAFVRTKMKNVLSGKIIDKTFNAGTKVETATVDRRDMEYLYHDGTDYVFMDSKDYDQVSIDPALVGDAANFMLENQKLQIAFHDGTPLYVELPASVELTIARTEPGLQGDRSTGGSKPATLETGYEIQVPLFLEEGVKVKVDTRSGDYLGRVKE from the coding sequence GTGGCAACGACCAACGACCTCAAGAACGGCATGGTGCTGTCGATCGACAGCCAGCTGTGGCAGGTGCTCGAGTTCCAGCACGTCAAGCCGGGCAAGGGCCCCGCGTTCGTGCGGACGAAGATGAAGAACGTCCTCAGCGGGAAGATCATCGACAAGACCTTCAACGCCGGCACCAAGGTGGAGACCGCGACCGTCGACCGCCGCGACATGGAGTACCTCTACCACGACGGCACCGACTACGTGTTCATGGACTCGAAGGACTACGACCAGGTCTCGATCGATCCTGCGCTCGTCGGCGACGCCGCGAACTTCATGCTCGAGAACCAGAAGCTCCAGATCGCGTTCCACGACGGCACCCCGCTCTACGTCGAGCTGCCCGCGAGCGTCGAGCTCACCATCGCCCGCACCGAGCCCGGTCTCCAGGGGGACCGCTCGACCGGCGGCTCGAAGCCCGCGACCCTCGAGACCGGCTACGAGATCCAGGTGCCGCTGTTCCTCGAGGAGGGCGTCAAGGTCAAGGTCGACACCCGCTCCGGCGACTACCTCGGCCGCGTCAAGGAGTGA
- the nusB gene encoding transcription antitermination factor NusB, whose product MSARTRARRRALELLFEAEQRELPVAEVVRMRSNDPDYPMKPYAVEIVDGVVAHRDEIDELVETYSRGWSLERMPAVDRALLRIAVWEMLFNDEVDDPVAISEVVDLARTFSTDDSPKFVNGVLDRIRSVKPTLG is encoded by the coding sequence GTGAGTGCCCGCACGCGCGCCCGGCGGCGCGCTCTCGAGCTCCTCTTCGAGGCCGAGCAGCGCGAGCTGCCGGTCGCGGAGGTCGTTCGCATGCGCTCGAACGATCCGGACTACCCGATGAAGCCCTACGCCGTCGAGATCGTCGACGGCGTGGTCGCCCACCGGGACGAGATCGATGAGCTCGTCGAGACATACTCCCGCGGCTGGTCGCTCGAGCGGATGCCCGCCGTCGACCGGGCGCTGCTGCGGATCGCGGTGTGGGAGATGCTCTTCAACGACGAGGTCGACGACCCCGTCGCGATCAGCGAGGTCGTCGACCTCGCGCGGACGTTCTCCACCGACGACTCCCCGAAGTTCGTCAACGGGGTCCTCGACCGGATCCGCTCGGTCAAGCCGACACTCGGCTGA
- a CDS encoding alpha/beta fold hydrolase, translating into MDASGITAHRHTTDRHTTAYLAAGSSADPVVLLVHGWPEHARSWIRVMEPLAAAGFRVIAPDMRGYGGSTVHPDPSDYRIEEAVADMIELLDHVTDGAQRPAFVVGHDYGAPVAWNLATHHPERLAGVAGVCVPHVPPGTSLADHVDRRLYPAAEYPLGQWDYLVAHARIPEALAAEFDRDVPGLLASIMRAGSPRALERPVPNASVQARGGWFPDGPPRREPDPRVLDAEEFAALVESLERTGFTAANAWYRNNRANEAYAAAAPTGGRITVPALFVHARWDAVCATLTTTAAEPMRAACDDLTEEIVDAGHWVAQEQPEALTRALTGWLSRVSA; encoded by the coding sequence ATGGACGCGTCCGGCATCACCGCCCACCGGCACACCACCGACCGGCACACGACGGCCTACCTCGCGGCGGGAAGCAGCGCGGACCCGGTCGTGCTGCTCGTCCACGGCTGGCCGGAGCACGCACGGAGCTGGATCCGGGTGATGGAGCCGCTGGCCGCCGCGGGCTTCCGGGTCATCGCGCCGGACATGCGCGGCTACGGGGGTTCCACCGTCCACCCGGACCCCTCCGACTACCGGATCGAGGAGGCGGTGGCGGACATGATCGAGCTCCTCGACCATGTCACTGACGGGGCACAGCGGCCGGCATTCGTCGTCGGCCACGACTACGGCGCCCCCGTCGCCTGGAACCTCGCGACCCATCACCCGGAGCGGCTCGCCGGGGTTGCCGGGGTGTGCGTGCCGCACGTGCCGCCGGGCACCTCGCTCGCCGACCACGTCGACCGCCGGCTCTACCCGGCCGCGGAGTACCCCTTGGGGCAGTGGGACTATCTCGTCGCACACGCCCGGATACCCGAGGCGCTCGCGGCGGAGTTCGACCGCGACGTCCCCGGACTCCTCGCCTCGATCATGCGGGCGGGCAGCCCGCGCGCCCTCGAGCGCCCGGTGCCGAACGCGAGCGTGCAGGCCCGGGGCGGCTGGTTCCCCGACGGGCCGCCGCGCCGCGAGCCGGACCCGCGGGTGCTCGACGCCGAGGAGTTCGCGGCCCTCGTGGAATCCCTCGAGCGCACCGGTTTCACCGCCGCGAACGCGTGGTACCGCAACAACCGCGCGAACGAGGCCTATGCCGCCGCCGCTCCGACCGGCGGGCGGATCACCGTTCCCGCGCTGTTCGTCCACGCGCGCTGGGACGCGGTGTGCGCGACGCTGACGACGACCGCGGCCGAGCCGATGCGCGCGGCGTGCGACGATCTCACCGAGGAGATCGTCGACGCCGGCCACTGGGTCGCGCAGGAGCAGCCGGAGGCCCTCACCCGGGCGCTCACGGGCTGGCTCAGCCGAGTGTCGGCTTGA
- the pyrR gene encoding bifunctional pyr operon transcriptional regulator/uracil phosphoribosyltransferase PyrR — MKNRTVLDADEISRAITRIAHEVLESNKGARDLVVLGIPSRGVPLAERLAARIADIEPGTDARAISGSLDITMYRDDLRTTRLRSPAPTRIPPAGIDGRTVVLVDDVLFSGRTIRAALDALADIGRPAAVRLAVLVDRGHRSLPIRADHVGKNLPTAVDERVSVTVAEIDGTDAVTISSSEEA; from the coding sequence GTGAAGAACCGCACCGTGCTCGACGCGGACGAGATCTCCCGGGCGATCACGCGCATCGCCCACGAGGTCCTCGAGAGCAACAAGGGAGCCCGCGACCTCGTCGTCCTCGGCATCCCGTCCCGCGGCGTCCCGCTCGCCGAGCGCCTCGCCGCCCGCATCGCCGACATCGAACCCGGCACCGACGCCCGCGCGATCAGCGGCAGCCTCGACATCACGATGTACCGCGACGACCTGCGCACCACCCGGCTCCGCTCGCCGGCCCCCACCCGCATCCCGCCGGCCGGCATCGACGGCCGGACCGTCGTCCTCGTCGACGACGTCCTGTTCTCCGGGCGCACCATCCGCGCCGCCCTCGACGCGCTCGCCGACATCGGCCGACCGGCCGCCGTGCGGCTCGCCGTGCTCGTCGACCGCGGCCACCGGAGCCTGCCGATCCGCGCCGACCACGTCGGCAAGAACCTCCCGACCGCCGTCGACGAGCGCGTCTCCGTCACGGTCGCGGAGATCGACGGCACCGACGCGGTGACGATCTCGTCGTCCGAGGAGGCCTGA
- a CDS encoding aspartate carbamoyltransferase catalytic subunit, with product MRHLLSTAELAHAEAADLLDVAEEMTQVAEREIKKLPALRGRTVVNLFFEDSTRTRLSFEAAAKRLSADVINFSAKGSSVSKGESLQDTIQTLSAMGADAVVVRHGGSGTPQRMATSGWINVPILNAGDGTHEHPTQALLDAFTLRRVLAGAPASGAAEGARGRDLAGATVAVVGDVLHSRVARSNVHLLTTLGARVVLIGPPTLMPWGVDAWPAEVFYDFDEALAAHRFDAVMMLRVQLERMHQSFFPNPREYTRLWGLTEQRWRALPEHTAIMHPGPMNRGFEISAAAADSPRAVILDQVENGVAVRMAALYRLLIGTDSEGRP from the coding sequence ATGCGCCACCTGCTCTCCACCGCCGAGCTCGCCCACGCCGAGGCGGCCGACCTGCTCGACGTCGCCGAGGAGATGACCCAGGTCGCCGAGCGCGAGATCAAGAAGCTCCCGGCGCTCCGCGGCCGCACGGTCGTCAACCTCTTCTTCGAGGACTCGACCCGCACCCGGCTGTCCTTCGAGGCCGCCGCCAAGCGGCTCTCCGCGGACGTCATCAACTTCTCCGCCAAGGGTTCGAGCGTGTCGAAGGGCGAGAGCCTGCAGGACACCATCCAGACGCTGTCGGCGATGGGCGCCGACGCGGTCGTCGTGCGCCACGGCGGCTCCGGCACCCCGCAGCGGATGGCGACCTCGGGCTGGATCAACGTGCCGATCCTCAACGCCGGCGACGGCACGCACGAGCACCCCACGCAGGCGCTCCTCGACGCGTTCACGCTGCGCCGCGTGCTCGCCGGGGCGCCGGCCTCGGGTGCGGCGGAGGGGGCGCGCGGACGCGACCTCGCCGGAGCCACGGTCGCCGTGGTCGGCGACGTCCTCCATTCGCGGGTCGCCCGCTCGAACGTCCACCTGCTCACCACGCTCGGGGCCCGCGTCGTCCTCATCGGCCCGCCCACGCTCATGCCCTGGGGCGTCGACGCGTGGCCGGCCGAGGTGTTCTACGACTTCGACGAGGCGCTCGCCGCGCACCGCTTCGACGCGGTGATGATGCTGCGCGTCCAGCTCGAGCGGATGCACCAGTCGTTCTTCCCCAACCCCCGCGAATACACGCGGCTCTGGGGCCTCACCGAGCAGCGCTGGCGCGCGCTGCCCGAGCACACCGCGATCATGCACCCGGGCCCGATGAACCGGGGCTTCGAGATCAGCGCCGCCGCCGCGGACTCGCCGCGCGCCGTCATCCTCGACCAGGTCGAGAACGGCGTCGCGGTGCGGATGGCGGCCCTCTACCGACTCCTCATCGGCACCGATTCGGAAGGACGACCATGA
- a CDS encoding dihydroorotase — protein sequence MTAYLIQGASVQGTGTRDIAIENGRFVDAVTDPDVVVDAAGLVALPGLVDLHTHLREPGREDAETVLTGSQSAARGGYTAVHAMANTAPVADTAGVVEQVWNLGREAGWTEVVPIGAVTIGQQGTQLAELGAMARSAAGVRIFSDDGLCVADPLLMRRALEYVKTFDGIIAQHSQEPRLTEGAQMNEGTVSAELGLPGWPAVAEEAIIARDILLAEHVGSRLHVCHLSTAGSVELVRWAKSRGVQVTAEVTPHHLMLTDELVRTYDPLYKVNPPLRTQADVDAVRAGLADGTIDVVGTDHAPHTSEHKCCEWTAAAMGMVGMETALAIVVEAMRDHDFDFSDVARVMSTRPAEISGLDEQGRIETGRGANLVLVDPNASVRIDPAEHATLGRNNPFTGFTVSTRIVHTFLYGHQVVADSALTAPHPVSGGGSWIG from the coding sequence ATGACCGCGTACCTCATCCAGGGCGCCTCGGTCCAGGGCACCGGGACGCGCGACATCGCGATCGAGAACGGACGCTTCGTCGACGCGGTGACCGATCCGGACGTCGTCGTCGACGCCGCGGGGCTCGTCGCGCTGCCGGGCCTCGTCGACCTCCACACCCACCTCCGCGAGCCCGGGCGGGAGGACGCGGAGACCGTCCTCACCGGCTCGCAGTCCGCCGCCCGCGGCGGGTACACCGCCGTCCACGCGATGGCGAACACCGCGCCCGTCGCCGACACCGCCGGCGTCGTCGAGCAGGTGTGGAACCTCGGCCGGGAGGCCGGGTGGACCGAGGTCGTGCCGATCGGCGCGGTGACCATCGGCCAGCAGGGCACGCAGCTTGCCGAGCTCGGGGCGATGGCCCGCAGCGCCGCGGGCGTGCGGATCTTCTCCGACGACGGCCTGTGCGTCGCCGACCCGCTCCTCATGCGCCGTGCGCTCGAGTACGTCAAGACCTTCGACGGGATCATCGCCCAGCACTCGCAGGAGCCCCGGCTCACCGAGGGTGCGCAGATGAACGAGGGCACGGTGTCCGCCGAGCTCGGCCTGCCGGGGTGGCCGGCCGTCGCCGAGGAGGCGATCATCGCCCGCGACATCCTGCTCGCCGAGCACGTCGGCTCCCGCCTCCACGTGTGCCACCTGTCGACCGCCGGCAGCGTCGAGCTCGTGCGCTGGGCGAAGTCGCGCGGCGTGCAGGTGACCGCCGAGGTCACCCCGCACCACCTCATGCTCACCGACGAGCTCGTCCGCACCTACGACCCGCTCTACAAGGTCAATCCGCCGCTGCGCACGCAGGCCGACGTCGACGCGGTGCGCGCCGGGCTCGCCGACGGCACGATCGACGTCGTCGGCACCGACCACGCCCCCCACACCTCCGAGCACAAGTGCTGCGAGTGGACGGCGGCGGCGATGGGCATGGTCGGGATGGAGACCGCGCTCGCGATCGTCGTGGAGGCGATGCGCGACCACGACTTCGACTTCTCCGACGTCGCCCGGGTGATGAGCACCCGGCCCGCGGAGATCTCCGGGCTCGACGAGCAGGGTCGGATCGAGACCGGCCGGGGCGCCAACCTCGTCCTCGTCGATCCGAACGCGAGCGTGCGGATCGACCCGGCCGAGCACGCCACCCTCGGGCGCAACAACCCCTTCACCGGGTTCACCGTGTCGACCCGGATCGTCCACACCTTCCTCTACGGCCACCAGGTCGTCGCCGACTCCGCGCTCACCGCACCGCATCCCGTCTCCGGAGGCGGATCGTGGATCGGCTGA
- the carA gene encoding glutamine-hydrolyzing carbamoyl-phosphate synthase small subunit, which produces MNLLSTTPAVLVLEDGRTLTGRAYGAVGETIGEAVFVTGMTGYQETLTDPSYHRQVVIQTAPHIGNTGVNDADDESLRYWVAGYVVRDAARISSNWRATEDLEARLERLGIVGISGVDTRALTLHLRERGAMRVGIFSGAAAERPESELLAAVTAAPRMTGAELAGEVSREDEHVVEAVGEKRFTVVAYDLGIKSETPAQLASRGIEVHVVPASTPYERIAEIGVDGVFFSNGPGDPATADHQVDVLRRLLAARTPVFGICFGNQLLGRALGFDTYKLKFGHRGMNQPVLDRSTGRVEITAQNHGFAVDAPLEGAVTAPADPEFGRVEVSHVCLNDDVVEGLRCLDVPAFSVQFHPESAAGPHDSRGLFDRFVDLMTESRAAAL; this is translated from the coding sequence GTGAACCTGCTGTCCACCACACCCGCCGTCCTCGTGCTCGAAGACGGCCGCACGCTCACCGGCCGGGCCTACGGGGCCGTCGGCGAGACGATCGGCGAGGCGGTGTTCGTCACCGGCATGACCGGCTACCAGGAGACGCTCACGGACCCCTCCTACCACCGGCAGGTCGTCATCCAGACCGCCCCGCACATCGGCAACACCGGGGTCAACGACGCCGACGACGAGTCGCTGCGCTACTGGGTCGCCGGCTACGTCGTGCGCGACGCCGCCCGGATTTCCTCGAACTGGCGGGCCACCGAGGACCTCGAGGCGCGCCTGGAGCGGCTCGGCATCGTCGGCATCTCCGGCGTCGACACCCGCGCCCTCACCCTCCACCTGCGCGAGCGCGGGGCGATGCGGGTGGGGATCTTCTCCGGCGCGGCCGCGGAGCGGCCGGAGTCCGAGCTGCTCGCCGCCGTCACCGCCGCTCCCCGGATGACCGGGGCGGAGCTCGCCGGAGAGGTCTCGCGCGAGGACGAGCACGTCGTCGAGGCGGTGGGGGAGAAGCGCTTCACCGTCGTCGCCTACGACCTCGGGATCAAGTCCGAGACCCCCGCGCAGCTCGCCTCCCGGGGGATCGAGGTCCACGTCGTCCCGGCCTCGACCCCGTACGAGCGGATCGCCGAGATCGGCGTCGACGGCGTGTTCTTCTCCAACGGCCCCGGCGACCCGGCGACGGCCGACCACCAGGTCGACGTGCTCCGCCGGCTGCTCGCCGCGCGCACCCCGGTGTTCGGCATCTGCTTCGGCAATCAGCTCCTCGGCCGCGCGCTCGGCTTCGACACGTACAAGCTCAAGTTCGGCCACCGCGGGATGAACCAGCCGGTGCTCGACCGCTCGACCGGCCGGGTGGAGATCACCGCCCAGAACCACGGCTTCGCCGTCGACGCCCCCCTCGAGGGCGCCGTCACGGCCCCGGCCGACCCGGAGTTCGGCCGCGTCGAGGTCAGCCACGTGTGCCTCAACGACGACGTCGTCGAGGGCCTCCGGTGCCTCGACGTGCCGGCCTTCTCGGTGCAGTTCCACCCGGAGTCCGCCGCCGGCCCCCACGACTCCCGCGGCCTGTTCGACCGCTTCGTCGACCTCATGACCGAATCCCGCGCAGCCGCGCTCTAA